One Streptomyces umbrinus genomic window, TCGACGTGGTCTTCGACCGCACCCGGCAGATCAACCGGCTCCGCGCACAACTAGTCGAGATCTTCCCGGCGTTGGAGCGGGCTCTGGATCTGACGAACAAGGGTCCGATCACCCTGCTCACCGGCTACCAGACCCCGGCCGCCATCCGCCGCGCCGGCGCCAAACGGCTCGAAAACTGGCTGAAGAACCGCAAGGTCCACAGTGCCGCTGCTCTCGCGAAGACTGTGGTGGAGGCCGCCCAGGCCCAGCACACCGCGCTGCCCGGCGAGACGCTGGCCGCGGCGATGGTGCTCCGGCTGGCAAAGGGGGTGATGGCCCTCGACGAGGAGATCGCCGAACACGGTGAGTCCGCAGATCCCGGCCAACTGCCGGAAGGGGAACGGGTGCTTCGAAGCGACCGCGGTGGCCGTGATGCCCGTGGCGTCCGTGAAGCTCCTCGCGTTCCAGCTCGCCCAGCGTCCCGCCCCCGCCGGCCCTCCGGGCCCGAAAGTTGAGATGGAGCCGGCGGTGGCGACGCCCTCTTCGCCCCCAGCGTCACCCGTCGCCTCGTCGAGGCCTACGCCCGCCAGACCACCGACATGGCCTCGCTGATGTAGAGGCGGTCGGCGATCTCCACGTTGGACAGGCCGCGTGCGGTCAGTTTCCGCGAGGGCGGGACGGACCGGTGTCGGGCTCAATGGCCTGAACGGCTCAGGCATGGCCTACCTGCTGGACGACCTCGGCGTGACGGCGACCAGTGTGATCGGGCCGGCCACAGCCATCGCCAGCGCCGCCACCGTGGCCGGCGCGATCACCTTCGCCAAGCTGAGCGGGGCCCCGGCGCCCCGGCTGCCACTCGTCTTCGCCCTGTGCGCGGCCGGGAGGGCGGTGAGCCGCTGCCAGCAGGTGGTGAATGCTTCTGCCCAGGGCCAGGTGGCTTCGATCCGCAGCCAGCGGCGGCGGGCGTGGTCGGCGAGGCGGGCGGGCAGGTGGTAGAGGCGGAAGCGCATGGTGTCCGGCTCGGCGTCGGCCAGGCCGCCGATGTCGTGCAGGGCCAGCAGCCTCACCCAGGCGTCGAGATCGGCGGCGATGTTCGCGGTGAGCATCCAGCCGCGGTTGATTTCCCACGAGGCGGACGGCAAATTGGTCAGGCCCATCGCCTTGTTGGTGCGCACCCGGTCTTCCACCCCGGCGTGCGAGCGGTGCAGTACGTCCAGGAACTGGCTGTGGCCCGAGCCGACAACGCCCCACATGTGGCGGATGTTGGTCGCGGTGATGCCATACCGCCAGCCGGTCTTCTTCTCGAACGCGGTCAGCTTCTTCAGGTGCCGCCGGGACGGTCGGACGCGGCGGACGATCAGCCGCATGCCCTCCGGCCAGTCCTCGCGGGTGTTCAGCCCGGTCAGCTCGGCGACGAAGTAGCCGTCCTGAAGGCTGCCGTCCTGGGTCAGGGAGGTCTCCCACGCGGCCTCGGGCAGCCGGGCGATAGCCTGCTCGTCGGCGTCCGTTATCTTCCAGCCGACCGTGTAGCGGACCGTGCGCCGCGTGGTGTTCAGGGCTTCGAGGTGTTCCAGCAGGCCGTGCGTGGCCCCGGCCCCGTCCACCCGGACGAGGATCTTCGCCGCCGAGGAGCCGGGGACCTGCGCGAGGGCGTCGGTGAGCACGGCGATGTGGTCGGCCACTGTGTTCGCCCCTGCATTGCCCGGTCGCAGGATCATGGCCAGGGACTCAGTGGTGTTCGCGCACCACGCGGCCAACGGATGAAACCCAAACGTCTTTTTGAAGGTGACCGCTGCCCCGGCCTTCTTCGACGCCGAGGTGATAACGGTGGCGTCGAGGTCGATGACGATCCAGCCGGTCAGCCGCTTGCCCGCCACTGTCAACCACGGGAAACCGCCCGGCCATAGATGCAGCAGACTCCACACGTGCCGGCGCACCCCCGCCCTCACCTTGGCGATCTTCGCCAGGGTGGCCTCGCCGAGCGCGGCCAGCGTGCGGCGAGCGGTGGAGTCCGAGGCCACCGGCCCGAACAACGGCCGGTGATGCAACTGGAGTTGCTCGGCCTCCGACAGGTTCGTCGCCCCGAGCACGATCGCGACCGTCAGGTGCACCAGCACCCCGGCACGTTCCCGCCAGACAGCTGCTGTGCTGGACGGCAGCACCTTCCCCAGCGCCCCGGTGAGGCCCGTGCGGTCCGCGCACCGGCGCAGCAACACCGCACCGGCATACCCGATGAGTCTCTTCCCGTCAGCCACCACGGACAGCCGACGGTCCCACCCTGTCGCCTTGCTCACCAGATTGGTGCCCTGATCCTTGCAGCGGATACGACGAGACACTCGCATC contains:
- a CDS encoding IS1380 family transposase produces the protein MSRRIRCKDQGTNLVSKATGWDRRLSVVADGKRLIGYAGAVLLRRCADRTGLTGALGKVLPSSTAAVWRERAGVLVHLTVAIVLGATNLSEAEQLQLHHRPLFGPVASDSTARRTLAALGEATLAKIAKVRAGVRRHVWSLLHLWPGGFPWLTVAGKRLTGWIVIDLDATVITSASKKAGAAVTFKKTFGFHPLAAWCANTTESLAMILRPGNAGANTVADHIAVLTDALAQVPGSSAAKILVRVDGAGATHGLLEHLEALNTTRRTVRYTVGWKITDADEQAIARLPEAAWETSLTQDGSLQDGYFVAELTGLNTREDWPEGMRLIVRRVRPSRRHLKKLTAFEKKTGWRYGITATNIRHMWGVVGSGHSQFLDVLHRSHAGVEDRVRTNKAMGLTNLPSASWEINRGWMLTANIAADLDAWVRLLALHDIGGLADAEPDTMRFRLYHLPARLADHARRRWLRIEATWPWAEAFTTCWQRLTALPAAHRAKTSGSRGAGAPLSLAKVIAPATVAALAMAVAGPITLVAVTPRSSSR